In Miscanthus floridulus cultivar M001 chromosome 5, ASM1932011v1, whole genome shotgun sequence, one genomic interval encodes:
- the LOC136455291 gene encoding aspartic proteinase nepenthesin-1-like, whose protein sequence is MTARTGSSGIIFDSGTTLTFLAELAYTLAKAAVLSQTANLTMAPSRDGYEVCFQTSGAVFPSMVSHFDGGDMDLPTENYFGAVDDTVNSWIVHKSPSLSIVGNIV, encoded by the coding sequence ATGACAGCCAGAACCGGAAGCAGCGGCATCATCTTCGACTCCGGCACCACGCTGACATTCCTCGCGGAGCTGGCGTACACGCTGGCCAAGGCGGCGGTCCTGTCGCAGACGGCGAACCTCACCATGGCCCCCAGCAGGGACGGGTATGAGGTCTGCTTCCAGACGTCAGGCGCCGTCTTCCCGTCCATGGTGTCGCACTTCGACGGCGGCGACATGGATCTGCCGACGGAGAACTACTTCGGGGCGGTGGACGACACCGTCAACTCCTGGATCGTGCACAAGTCGCCGAGCCTGTCCATTGTCGGAAACATCGTGTAA
- the LOC136453443 gene encoding uncharacterized protein isoform X1: MAANSYPSQVKSAMDDPELNAPPKNDPEEEPKQATNRILKRTSSFAQGTIATATGFLTAAFSVRKDALLHRHVLVAGGCFLVIAYLSALLLVYLKLFLSGHRQLHKGHIRFIQFLCIISGAALVATNSLLLLLISEGSILLSLNLLPIQGLIGILAYHATPTEDSMRDVAFEAGIKSGRKVALFATATAFAVQTTLLFGYLNNSSFRALGPRFDLSVSFLASALSVFLVVATCMPLGYRTSAARDKVLSLVKYLKDAVIALLAVTAVTIAKEFLGGDTVLALFPEITVAAMYYAVNLFADDTAEQGQREAAENKMEMLPTAVVATFGFGMLGAAYAALLGTPEYDMYTKALVFTLLAAVMSSLGRVAGPLCSPRRDKNAAACVVFLSNILPIVEMLVAVPLAAKVASNALPVS, from the exons ATGGCAGCAAACTCCTATCCTTCACAG GTAAAGAGCGCAATGGATGACCCAGAGTTGAATGCTCCTCCCAAGAATGATCCAGAGGAGGAGCCAAAGCAGGCAACAAATAGGATACTGAAGCGTACATCATCATTCGCTCAAGGCACTATTGCCACTGCGACCGGCTTCCTCACCGCAGCTTTCTCGGTGCGCAAAGATGCTCTGTTGCACCGGCACGTCCTGGTGGCCGGCGGTTGCTTCTTGGTCATCGCCTACCTTTCTGCGCTCCTGCTGGTCTACCTGAAATTGTTCTTGTCAGGACACAGGCAGCTGCATAAGGGGCACATCCGGTTCATCCAGTTTCTCTGCATCATCAGTGGCGCGGCGCTGGTGGCGACGAactccctgctgctgctgctcataaGTGAAGGCAGCATCTTGTTGTCGCTCAATCTGCTGCCTATACAGGGCCTCATCGGCATTCTCGCGTACCACGCGACGCCGACGGAGGACAGCATGCGCGACGTGGCGTTCGAGGCGGGGATCAAGAGCGGCCGCAAGGTTGCCCTGTTCGCCACAGCGACGGCCTTCGCCGTGCAGACCACGCTCCTGTTCGGCTACCTCAACAACTCCAGCTTCCGGGCGCTGGGCCCCCGGTTCGATCTCTCCGTGTCCTTCCTGGCGTCGGCCCTCAGCGTGTTCCTGGTCGTGGCCACCTGCATGCCTCTTGGGTACAGGACTAGTGCCGCGAGGGACAAGGTGCTGTCCCTCGTGAAGTACCTGAAGGACGCCGTCATCGCCTTGCTCGCGGTCACCGCGGTGACTATTGCCAAGGAGTTTCTCGGTGGCGACACTGTGCTCGCACTCTTCCCGGAGATCACAGTAGCTGCCATGTATTATGCCGTGAATCTGTTCGCTGACGACACTGCAGAGCAGGGCCAGCGGGAGGCCGCTGAGAACAAGATGGAGATGTTGCCGACCGCCGTCGTGGCCACGTTCGGCTTCGGCATGCTGGGTGCGGCCTACGCCGCGCTGCTGGGAACGCCGGAGTACGACATGTACACGAAGGCGCTGGTGTTCACCTTGCTCGCCGCCGTCATGTCCAGCCTGGGACGTGTGGCGGGGCCGCTCTGCAGCCCCCGGCGCGACAAGAACGCGGCGGCGTGCGTGGTGTTCCTGAGCAACATCCTCCCCATCGTGGAGATGCTGGTGGCCGTCCCGCTCGCCGCAAAGGTCGCCAGTAATGCCCTCCCCGTGTCTTAG
- the LOC136453443 gene encoding uncharacterized protein isoform X2 — translation MDDPELNAPPKNDPEEEPKQATNRILKRTSSFAQGTIATATGFLTAAFSVRKDALLHRHVLVAGGCFLVIAYLSALLLVYLKLFLSGHRQLHKGHIRFIQFLCIISGAALVATNSLLLLLISEGSILLSLNLLPIQGLIGILAYHATPTEDSMRDVAFEAGIKSGRKVALFATATAFAVQTTLLFGYLNNSSFRALGPRFDLSVSFLASALSVFLVVATCMPLGYRTSAARDKVLSLVKYLKDAVIALLAVTAVTIAKEFLGGDTVLALFPEITVAAMYYAVNLFADDTAEQGQREAAENKMEMLPTAVVATFGFGMLGAAYAALLGTPEYDMYTKALVFTLLAAVMSSLGRVAGPLCSPRRDKNAAACVVFLSNILPIVEMLVAVPLAAKVASNALPVS, via the coding sequence ATGGATGACCCAGAGTTGAATGCTCCTCCCAAGAATGATCCAGAGGAGGAGCCAAAGCAGGCAACAAATAGGATACTGAAGCGTACATCATCATTCGCTCAAGGCACTATTGCCACTGCGACCGGCTTCCTCACCGCAGCTTTCTCGGTGCGCAAAGATGCTCTGTTGCACCGGCACGTCCTGGTGGCCGGCGGTTGCTTCTTGGTCATCGCCTACCTTTCTGCGCTCCTGCTGGTCTACCTGAAATTGTTCTTGTCAGGACACAGGCAGCTGCATAAGGGGCACATCCGGTTCATCCAGTTTCTCTGCATCATCAGTGGCGCGGCGCTGGTGGCGACGAactccctgctgctgctgctcataaGTGAAGGCAGCATCTTGTTGTCGCTCAATCTGCTGCCTATACAGGGCCTCATCGGCATTCTCGCGTACCACGCGACGCCGACGGAGGACAGCATGCGCGACGTGGCGTTCGAGGCGGGGATCAAGAGCGGCCGCAAGGTTGCCCTGTTCGCCACAGCGACGGCCTTCGCCGTGCAGACCACGCTCCTGTTCGGCTACCTCAACAACTCCAGCTTCCGGGCGCTGGGCCCCCGGTTCGATCTCTCCGTGTCCTTCCTGGCGTCGGCCCTCAGCGTGTTCCTGGTCGTGGCCACCTGCATGCCTCTTGGGTACAGGACTAGTGCCGCGAGGGACAAGGTGCTGTCCCTCGTGAAGTACCTGAAGGACGCCGTCATCGCCTTGCTCGCGGTCACCGCGGTGACTATTGCCAAGGAGTTTCTCGGTGGCGACACTGTGCTCGCACTCTTCCCGGAGATCACAGTAGCTGCCATGTATTATGCCGTGAATCTGTTCGCTGACGACACTGCAGAGCAGGGCCAGCGGGAGGCCGCTGAGAACAAGATGGAGATGTTGCCGACCGCCGTCGTGGCCACGTTCGGCTTCGGCATGCTGGGTGCGGCCTACGCCGCGCTGCTGGGAACGCCGGAGTACGACATGTACACGAAGGCGCTGGTGTTCACCTTGCTCGCCGCCGTCATGTCCAGCCTGGGACGTGTGGCGGGGCCGCTCTGCAGCCCCCGGCGCGACAAGAACGCGGCGGCGTGCGTGGTGTTCCTGAGCAACATCCTCCCCATCGTGGAGATGCTGGTGGCCGTCCCGCTCGCCGCAAAGGTCGCCAGTAATGCCCTCCCCGTGTCTTAG
- the LOC136453444 gene encoding LOB domain-containing protein 15-like → MSTERERLGEIGKKIKREPDTAAALAIAAASASASTVPADNLIPRRLGLGGALNTLTPCAACKLLRRRCAQECPFAPYFSPHEPHKFAAVHMVFGASNVSKMLLEVAEGERADAASSLVYEANLRLRDPVYGCMGAISMLQQQVNALEAELEAVRAEILKHRYRQAAGNRLIDDGTHATASFVAPASAPVHVNDAVAMVEAGQEVAATGGASGMSTSSAVYVAEAEQPASTNHYSSLNPSEHPAYFG, encoded by the exons ATGTCCACGGAGAG GGAGAGACTCGGTGAGATCGGGAAGAAGATCAAGCGAGAGCCGGATACAGCCGCCGCCCTCGCCATCGCTGCCGCCTCTGCCTCCGCCTCCACCGTGCCGGCGGACAACCTCATCCCACGccgcctcggcctcggcggtgCCCTCAACACCTTGACACCGTGCGCCGCGTGCAagctcctccgccgccgctgcgCGCAGGAGTGCCCCTTCGCCCCCTACTTCTCGCCGCACGAACCCCACAAGTTCGCCGCCGTCCACATGGTCTTCGGCGCCAGCAACGTCTCCAAGATGCTCTTG GAGGTGGCGGAGGGGGAGCGGGCGGACGCAGCGAGCAGCCTGGTGTACGAGGCGAACCTCCGGCTGCGGGATCCGGTGTACGGCTGCATGGGCGCCATCTCCATGCTGCAGCAACAGGTGAACGCGCTGGAGGCCGAGCTGGAGGCGGTGAGGGCCGAGATCCTCAAGCACAGGTACCGGCAGGCCGCCGGCAACCGTCTCATTGACGACGGCACGCATGCCACGGCCAGCTTCGTGGCTCCTGCGTCGGCTCCGGTGCACGTTAATGACGCGGTAGCGATGGTGGAGGCAGGCCAAGAGGTCGCAGCCACCGGCGGCGCGTCGGGGATGTCGACGTCGTCCGCGGTGTACGTTGCGGAGGCCGAGCAGCCGGCAAGTACTAATCACTATAGCTCCCTTAACCCAAGTGAGCATCCTGCATACTTTGGTTGA